The Thermovirga sp. DNA segment AGATGCCCGACTGTTCCATACTGATGGCCTCCACGATTGCCGGCGGCCGGAAAGCCGTGGTCGGCCTCATCGGGCCGACGAGGATGGATTACGAAAGATCCATTTCGGTCCTCGAAGGCGTACTCGGTACCATTGCC contains these protein-coding regions:
- a CDS encoding heat-inducible transcription repressor HrcA; its protein translation is MPDCSILMASTIAGGRKAVVGLIGPTRMDYERSISVLEGVLGTIAEKGENDKEVHR